In one Juglans regia cultivar Chandler chromosome 11, Walnut 2.0, whole genome shotgun sequence genomic region, the following are encoded:
- the LOC118343849 gene encoding E3 ubiquitin-protein ligase AIRP2-like: MGKSSFKDSLKALEADIQHANTLALDFPRENDGALVQMRLSYSSLAHLFLCLVQWTDCHLAGALGLLRILIYMTHADGKTIMSVYERKASIREFYAVIFPSLLQLQRGITDLEDRKQREACTLRFRRNDELERGKLSEIDIEREEECSICMEVNSKVVLPNCSHSLCLNCYRNWHGRSQSCPFCRDSLKRVMSGDLWIYTDKCDVVDLPSILRENNKRLFMYIDKLPLIIPDPVLVQYDPHLRWDAMYRLCELYI; encoded by the exons ATGGGAAAGTCTTCGTTCAAGGATTCTCTGAAAGCGCTGGAAGCCGATATCCAGCACGCAAATACTCt GGCTTTAGATTTTCCAAGGGAGAATGATGGAGCACTGGTTCAGATGAGACTGTCCTATAGTTCACTGGCTCACCTCTTTCTTTGCCTTGTTCAATGGACTGATTGTCACCTTGCTGGTGCACTTGGTTTACTTagaattcttatatatatg ACCCATGCAGATGGCAAGACCATTATGTCTGTTTATGAAAGGAAAGCaagcattagagaattttatg CGGTGATATTTCCTTCTTTGTTGCAACTTCAAAGAGGCATCACAGATTTAGAGGATCGGAAACAGAGAGAGGCATGCACTCTTAGATTCAGAAGAAATGATGAGTTGGAAAGGGGGAAACTCTCTGAAATTGACATAGAAAGAGAAGAGGAGTGTAGTATTTGCATGGAGGTGAACAGCAAGGTCGTATTGCCAAATTGCAGCCATTCTTTGTGTTTAAATTGTTATAGGAATTG GCATGGACGATCGCAGTCATGCCCCTTTTGTCGAGACAGCCTCAAAAGAGTAATGTCCGGTGACCTTTGGATCTATACAGATAAGTGTGATGTTGTTGACTTACCATCCATATTGAGAGAGAATAATAAGAGGCTGTTCATGTACATCGATAAATTGCCCCTTATTATTCCTGATCCTGTGCTTGTTCAGTATGATCCTCATCTTAGGTGGGATGCAATGTATAGGCTTTGTGAACTGTATATATGA
- the LOC109009016 gene encoding ammonium transporter 1 member 3-like codes for MEVSSWEESVTASINTIYLLFSAYLVFVMQLGFAMLCAGSVRAKNAMNIMLTNVVDAVVGSISYYLFGFAFAFGEGSNSNPFIGTSFFALFSIPNDTYDYSFFLYQWAFAIAVAGITSGSIAERTQFTAYLIFSFFLTGFVYPIVAHWVWSSSGWLSASSSALLFGSGAIDFAGSGVVHLVGGIAGLWGSFIEGPRVGRFDAFGRPVQMRGHNATLVVLGTFLLWFGWFGFNPGSFDKILVAYPNTTDQGNWTGVGRTAVTTTLAGSTAGIITLFGRRLLIGHWDALDVCNGVLGGFVAITSGCSVVEPWAAIVCGFFAAWVLIGLNILALKLKFDDPLEATQLHGGCGAWGLIFTGLFAKEEFVIQAYNSGESGVERPYGVLMGGGWGLLGAQVVEVLVIAAWVSLTMGPLFYALHKLRVLRIAIDEEVAGLDISSHGGYAYAHQEENQPRFYADYVRIQSDQS; via the coding sequence ATGGAGGTCTCGTCATGGGAAGAAAGTGTCACGGCTTCAATCAACACCATTTACCTCCTGTTTTCAGCGTATCTCGTCTTTGTAATGCAGCTTGGCTTTGCCATGCTCTGTGCTGGCTCGGTCCGAGCCAAGAACGCCATGAACATAATGCTCACCAACGTTGTCGATGCCGTTGTTGGTAGCATCTCTTACTACCTCTTCGGCTTCGCTTTTGCCTTTGGTGAAGGCTCCAATTCCAATCCTTTCATCGGTACGAGCTTCTTTGCGCTGTTCAGCATACCCAACGACACATACGACTACAGCTTCTTTCTTTACCAATGGGCTTTCGCCATAGCCGTCGCAGGTATTACCAGTGGCTCAATAGCAGAAAGAACTCAGTTCACTGCCTACCTAATCTTCTCCTTTTTCCTCACTGGGTTCGTTTACCCAATCGTTGCTCACTGGGTTTGGTCGTCGAGTGGTTGGCTCAGCGCCAGTTCCAGTGCGTTGCTATTTGGGTCAGGTGCCATCGACTTTGCTGGGAGCGGTGTCGTGCATTTAGTTGGTGGGATTGCTGGGCTTTGGGGCTCTTTCATTGAAGGTCCGAGAGTAGGCCGGTTCGATGCATTTGGCAGGCCCGTACAAATGCGAGGCCACAATGCAACTCTAGTTGTACTTGGGACATTTCTGCTGTGGTTTGGGTGGTTTGGTTTCAATCCCGGTTCTTTCGATAAGATTCTTGTGGCTTATCCTAATACAACGGACCAAGGTAATTGGACTGGAGTGGGCCGGACTGCAGTCACCACTACGTTAGCGGGGTCAACCGCCGGAATCATAACCCTATTCGGCCGACGATTGTTAATCGGCCATTGGGATGCATTGGATGTTTGTAATGGGGTGCTTGGTGGGTTTGTTGCAATCACATCAGGCTGCTCAGTTGTTGAGCCATGGGCTGCTATCGTGTGTGGGTTCTTTGCTGCATGGGTCTTGATTGGGCTCAATATTTTGGCCCTAAAACTGAAGTTTGACGACCCGTTAGAGGCAACCCAGTTGCACGGTGGATGTGGTGCTTGGGGTTTGATATTTACCGGCTTGTTTGCTAAAGAAGAATTTGTAATCCAAGCCTACAATTCCGGTGAGTCGGGCGTGGAGAGGCCCTATGGCGTCTTGATGGGTGGAGGATGGGGCTTGCTTGGAGCCCAAGTTGTTGAGGTTTTGGTGATTGCGGCCTGGGTTAGTTTGACAATGGGGCCTCTTTTCTATGCCTTACACAAGCTCAGGGTTTTGAGAATCGCTATAGATGAGGAAGTTGCAGGCCTTGATATCTCTAGCCATGGAGGCTATGCCTATGCTCACCAAGAAGAAAACCAACCTCGCTTTTACGCAGATTACGTACGTATCCAAAGTGATCAGTCCTGA